Proteins from a genomic interval of Gossypium hirsutum isolate 1008001.06 chromosome A09, Gossypium_hirsutum_v2.1, whole genome shotgun sequence:
- the LOC107888544 gene encoding sister chromatid cohesion protein SCC2 isoform X2 yields MSNPSSSSWVSDQPGQRLMDMAHCGIGLTNTIHSEVAQCLPLPSLPVFCGASDLELRLFDDPAVGASRSLNRPQIIAQAGRIADLLRETDVSYLNLRDEAGSVSHDHLEPLELHAQVLQYNPAAFDLSGLVKGKNSGGAMFERKPSESSAPLIGQFQRETRSNRNKQTDVVANDMPKSSSKKPKIKKKADDTGSSVLPDPTELQDAIIGNFRELLEDFCSRAQIPTDDRDEMEWLSLPVNDVRMLVNEIMSVRAKRLLHLVPVDILVKLLRVLDHQIHRAEGLSIDECEHQDSDVFSLVFCALESIHASLAIMAHNDMPKQLYHEEIIERILEFSRHQITDVMSAYDPSYRALHKPSENGAVEDDDDEEPDAELGSASKKRRSTKTAKAKKSALNKVSGAVNAILQKLCTILGLLKDLLLIEKLSDSCVLQLLKTSFTTFLVDNIQLLQLKAIGLLTGIFYSYTQHRTYIIDEMVQLLWKLPVSKRALRAYHLPDEEQRQIQMITALLIQLVHSSANLPEALKQTSIGSPILEVSVDAGYLTKCHESVQDTCCHFWTRVLQRLASVKTQEASELKLMIENLVTDLLTTLNLPEYPAAAPILEVLCVLLLQNAGLKSKDTSVRAMAIDLLGTIAARLKHDALLNRKDKFWISEELLSGDDTDRSYPKGACSICFDGKEEKVLYRCQGCQRFFHSDCMGVREQEGPNRSWYCQFCMCKKQLLVLQSYCESQYKDNEKPKRGRSESSKSSDPITKVEIVQQMLLNHLQDTASADDVHLFVRWCYLCLWYKDGPKSQQNFKYYVSRLRSKAIVRDSGTVSSLFLRDSVKKIALALGQNNSFSRGFDKILYLLLVSLRENSPVIRAKALRAVSIIVEVDPEVLGDKRVQVAVEGRFCDSAISVREAALELVGRHIASHPDVSLKYFEKVAERIKDTGVSVRKRAIKIIRDMCNADPNFSGFTNACIEIISRVSDDESSIQDLVCKTFYEFWFEEPSGMQTQYPGDGSSIPLEVAKKTEQIVETLRQLPNHQFLVTVIKRNLVLDFFPQSAKAAGINPVSLAAVRRRCEVMCKCLLERILQTEETSNVEAEVPTLPYVLALHAFCVVDPSLCMPASDPSQFVITLQPYLKSQVDNRVGAQLLESIIFVIDAVVPLMRKLPPSVGDELKQDLKHMIVRHSFLTVVHACIKCLCSVSRKAGNTGDVVEYLIQLFFKLLDSRATDNKQQVGRSLFCLGLLIRYGNSLFGGSSSKNIDVASSISLFKKYLQMDDFSIKVRSLQALGFALIARPEYMLEKDIGKILEAALAASSNVRLKMQMLQNLLEYLLDAESQMETDKVSDDQVQYTVEGGHSVPVAAGAGDTNICGGIVQLYWDNILGRCLDFNEEVRQSALKIVEVVLRQGLVHPITCVPYLIALETDPLDVNQKLAHHLLMNMNEKYPAFFESRLGDGLQLSFIFMRSISGNAHENPNEKSQSKLPGNLKGKSDAGSLTQARLGVSRIYKLIRGNRVARNKFMSSIVRKFDNPSWNDSVIPFLMYCTETLALLPFSSPDEPLYLIYAINRVIQVRAGALEANLKILSSNLLQTDAQMMTSNNGIVQPDYSQAAYNHMATLDLNGTFQEPPVVQPPFFHMTSIDLNGTIQQNFSYQSISDYPPAIETTMHKMAPSEPRSLSKDEIQKIQADVLAATALQLLMKLKRHLKIVYSLNDQRCQAFSPTEPIKPGDVLTRQNVPFDIGETQTTLPSTYQELVQRYQEYKNALREDAIDYSTYTANIKRKRPTPRKGGKAVRTTGGGDEDDDYDEEWTGGSGVRRMSNSGRKSYNIRSSSRQR; encoded by the exons TCTCTCAGGTCTTGTCAAGGGAAAAAACTCTGGTGGTGCTATGTTTGAAAGGAAGCCATCTGAGTCAAGTGCTCCTCTTATTGGTCAATTCCAAAGAGAGACTCGCAGCAATCGCAATAAGCAGACTGATGTTGTTGCTAAT GATATGCCAAAATCGTCTTCCAAGAAGCCAAAAATCAAGAAAAAGGCTGATGACACTGGGTCATCAGTTCTACCTGATCCTACAGAGCTTCAAG ATGCTATAATTGGGAACTTCCGTGAGCTGCTAGAAGACTTCTGCAGCAGAGCTCAAATTCCTACTGATGATAGGGATGAGATGGAGTGGTTATCATTGCCAGTTAATGATGTTAGAATGCTTGTAAATGAAATTATGTCAGTACGTGCAAAGAGACTTCTACATTTGGTTCCTGTAGATATTCTTGTGAAATTGTTACGGGTTCTAGATCATCAGATACATCGGGCAGAAGGCTTGTCCattgatgaatgtgaacat CAAGACTCAGATGTATTCTCATTAGTATTCTGTGCCCTGGAGTCCATTCATGCTTCTTTGGCAATAATGGCACATAATGACATGCCAAAGCAATTATACCATGAAGAG ATTATTGAAAGGATTTTAGAGTTCTCTAGGCACCAGATAACAGATGTTATGTCAGCTTATGACCCATCATATCGTGCCTTGCATAAACCAAGTGAAAATGGAGCAGTTGAAG atgatgatgatgaggagCCTGATGCTGAACTGGGGTCTGCTAGCAAGAAAAGACGGAGTACCAAGACTGCTAAAGCAAAGAAATCAGCGTTAAATAA GGTCTCTGGTGCTGTGAATGCTATACTACAAAAGCTCTGCACAATTCTTGGTTTACTCAAAGACTTGTTGTTGATTGAGAAGTTATCTGATAGTTGTGTTCTACAACTATTAAAGACAAGCTTCACTACTTTTTTGGTGGACAACATTCAGCTCTTGCAACTCAAAGCAATTGGCTTGCTAACTGGG ATATTCTACTCATATACCCAACATAGAACATATATAATAGATGAAATGGTTCAGCTTCTCTGGAAGTTGCCTGTTTCAAAGCGAGCATTAAGAGCGTATCACCTACCTGATGAAGAACAGAGGCAGATCCAGATGATTACAGCTTTGCTGATTCAGTTGGTTCATAGCAGTGCTAACCTTCCTGAAGCTTTAAAGCAAACATCAATTGGAAGTCCCATCTTGGAAGTGTCAGTTGATGCTGGTTATTTAACTAAATGCCATGAATCTGTTCAGGATACATGTTGTCATTTCTGGACTCGTGTCCTTCAACGTCTTGCTTCTGTAAAGACTCAAGAGGCCTCTGAGTTGAAACTGATGATTGAGAATCTTGTCACTGATTTACTGACAACATTAAATCTACCTGAATACCCTGCTGCTGCTCCTATTTTAGAG GTTCTTTGTGTTTTACTGCTCCAAAATGCAGGTCTGAAATCTAAGGATACCTCTGTTCGTGCAATGGCAATTGATCTTCTGGGCACAATAGCAGCAAGGTTGAAGCATGATGCTCTCCTCAATAGGAAGGACAAGTTCTGGATATCGGAAGAATTGCTTAGTGGGGATGATACTGATCGTAGTTACCCAAAAGGTGCATGTTCCATTTGTTTTGATGGAAAGGAAGAGAAAGTGTTATATAGGTGTCAAGGTTGTCAAAGATTTTTCCACAGTGATTGTATGGGGGTAAGAGAACAAGAAGGTCCTAACCGTAGTTGGTACTGCCAGTTTTGCATGTGTAAGAAGCAGCTTCTTGTATTGCAATCATACTGTGAATCGCAGTACAAGGATAATGAGAAACCGAAACGTGGTCGCTCAGAAAGTTCTAAATCTTCTGATCCAATTACGAAAGTTGAAATTGTTCAGCAGATGCTTTTGAATCATCTTCAAGATACTGCTTCTGCTGATGATGTCCATCTTTTTGTTCGATG GTGTTATCTTTGCTTATGGTATAAAGATGGCCCGAAATCTCAACAAAATTTCAAGTACTATGTTTCTAGACTGAGATCAAAAGCAATAGTGCGTGATTCGGGGACTGTTTCTTCACTGTTTTTAAGGGATTCAGTCAAGAAAATTGCTTTAGCACTGGGACAAAATAATTCTTTCTCTAGAGGATTTGACAAGATTCTTTACTTGCTTCTG GTTAGCTTAAGAGAAAACTCCCCTGTGATTAGGGCCAAGGCTTTACGAGCA GTTAGTATTATTGTAGAAGTTGATCCAGAGGTATTAGGTGACAAACGTGTTCAAGTGGCTGTTGAGGGAAGGTTTTGTGACTCTGCAATATCTGTCAGGGAAGCTGCATTGGAACTAGTTGGCAGGCACATTGCTTCACATCCAGATGTTAGTTTAAAG TACTTTGAGAAGGTAGCAGAGAGGATTAAAGATACTGGAGTCAGCGTACGGAAACGAGCAATCAAAATTATTCGAGATATGTGCAATGCGGATCCTAACTTCTCAGGGTTTACAAATGCTTGCATTGAGATTATTTCTCGTGTTAGTGATGATGAATCAAGTATTCAG gATCTTGTTTGTAAGACATTTTATGAGTTCTGGTTTGAAGAACCTTCTGGAATGCAGACTCAGTATCCTGGAGATGGTAGTTCCATTCCTTTGGAGGTGGCTAAGAAGACTGAACAGATTGTTGAAACACTGAGGCAGTTGCCTAATCATCAGTTTCTTGTAACTGTCATTAAGCGTAACTTGGTCCTTGATTTTTTCCCTCAATCAGCGAAAGCTGCTGGAATCAACCCTGTCTCCCTTGCTGCGGTACGCAGGCGATGTGAAGTGATGTGCAAGTGCTTATTGGAAAGAATATTGCAGACAGAAGAAACAAGTAATGTGGAAGCAGAAGTTCCTACACTCCCCTATGTTTTGGCCTTGCACGCATTTTGTGTTGTGGACCCATCACTTTGCATGCCAGCTTCAGATCCTTCCCAATTTGTTATCACGCTACAGCCTTACCTTAAGAGTCAG GTTGATAACAGAGTTGGTGCACAGTTACTGGAGAGTATAATCTTTGTAATTGATGCCGTTGTGCCGTTGATGCGAAAGTTGCCTCCTAGTGTTGGTGATGAACTAAAACAAGATCTGAAGCACATGATCGTCCGGCATTCCTTTTTGACTGTTGTCCACGCTTGCATCAA GTGTCTTTGTTCAGTGAGTAGAAAGGCAGGGAATACTGGTGATGTTGTTGAGTATCTCATTCAGTTATTTTTCAAACTATTGGATTCCCGAGCAACTGATAACAAGCAG CAAGTGGGGCGCTCTCTCTTCTGTCTTGGATTACTTATCCGCTATGGAAATTCTTTGTTTGGTGGTTCTAGTAGCAAAAATATTGATGTTGCTAGCAGTATTAGTTTGTTTAAAAAGTATCTTCAAATGGATGATTTTAGCATAAAGGTTAGATCTTTGCAG GCATTAGGTTTCGCTCTAATTGCTAGGCCTGAATATATGttggaaaaggacattggaaaGATTTTAGAGGCAGCATTAGCAGCGAGTTCTAATGTTCGTCTTAAG ATGCAAATGTTACAAAATTTGTTGGAATATCTTCTTGATGCGGAAAGTCAAATGGAAACGGATAAAGTGAGTGATGATCAAGTTCAGTATACTGTAGAAGGTGGCCACAGTGTCCCTGTAGCTGCGGGTGCTGGCGATACTAACATTTGTGGGGGTATAGTCCAGCTGTATTGGGATAATATTCTGGGGAGATGCCTGGACTTTAACGAAGAAGTTCGCCAATCCGCCCTAAAG ATAGTGGAAGTAGTTCTTCGACAAGGACTTGTTCATCCTATTACTTGTGTCCCATACCTTATAGCCCTAGAAACAGATCCTCTGGACGTCAACCAAAAGTTGGCTCATCATTTGCTAATGAATATGAATGAGAA ATATCCTGCTTTTTTCGAGAGCCGACTGGGGGATGGGCTTCAGCTGTCATTTATCTTCATGCGCTCAATTAGTGGCAATGCACATGAAAATCCAAATGAAAAATCCCAATCAAAGCTTCCTGGAAATTTGAAAGGGAAATCTGATGCTGGTTCTTTAACACAAGCAAGGCTGGGAGTTTCTAGAATTTACAAGCTAATTCGTGGAAATCGGGTTGCTAGGAACAAATTCATGTCCTCAATTGTGCGCAAATTTGATAATCCTAGCTGGAACGATTCTGTTATACCTTTCTTGAT GTATTGTACGGAAACTCTTGCTTTGTTACCATTTTCATCTCCTGATGAACCACTTTATTTGATCTACGCCATAAATCGAGTGATACAAGTCAGAGCAGGGGCTCTTGAGGCAAATTTGAAAATCTTGAGTTCAAATTTGCTGCAAACAGATGCTCAGATGATGACTAGTAATAACGGGATAGTTCAGCCGGATTATAGTCAAGCTGCTTATAATCATATGGCTACGCTAGATTTGAACGGAACATTTCAGGAGCCGCCTGTGGTTCAGCCTCCTTTCTTTCACATGACATCAATCGATTTGAATGGTACAATCCAGCAAAACTTCAGTTATCAGTCTATTTCAGATTATCCTCCTGCAATTGAGACAACAATGCATAAGATGGCCCCTTCTGAACCTCGTTCTCTTTCCAaagatgaaattcaaaaaatCCAG gcTGACGTTCTTGCTGCTACTGCATTACAGCTTCTTATGAAGCTAAAAAGACATCTAAAAATTGTTTATAGCCTGAATGATCAAAGATGCCAG GCCTTTTCTCCAACTGAACCCATAAAACCGGGGGATGTTCTAACGAGGCAGAACGTTCCCTTTGACATCGGTGAAACACAGACAACCTTGCCTAGCACCTATCAAGAATTGGTGCAGAGATATCAG GAATACAAAAACGCGTTGAGGGAAGATGCAATTGATTACTCAACATACACAGCCAACATCAAAAGGAAGCGACCAACTCCGAGGAAAGGAGGAAAAGCGGTGCGAACGACCGGTGGTGGGGATGAAGACGATGATTACGATGAAGAGTGGACAGGTGGGAGTGGTGTTCGTCGGATGAGTAACAGCGGACGGAAAAGTTACAACATAAGAAGCAGCAGTCGGCAGCGATAG
- the LOC107888544 gene encoding sister chromatid cohesion protein SCC2 isoform X3 — protein sequence MRQVQFRMTIWSPWNFMHKFSNTTLQHLSLVKGKNSGGAMFERKPSESSAPLIGQFQRETRSNRNKQTDVVANDMPKSSSKKPKIKKKADDTGSSVLPDPTELQDAIIGNFRELLEDFCSRAQIPTDDRDEMEWLSLPVNDVRMLVNEIMSVRAKRLLHLVPVDILVKLLRVLDHQIHRAEGLSIDECEHQDSDVFSLVFCALESIHASLAIMAHNDMPKQLYHEEIIERILEFSRHQITDVMSAYDPSYRALHKPSENGAVEDDDDEEPDAELGSASKKRRSTKTAKAKKSALNKVSGAVNAILQKLCTILGLLKDLLLIEKLSDSCVLQLLKTSFTTFLVDNIQLLQLKAIGLLTGIFYSYTQHRTYIIDEMVQLLWKLPVSKRALRAYHLPDEEQRQIQMITALLIQLVHSSANLPEALKQTSIGSPILEVSVDAGYLTKCHESVQDTCCHFWTRVLQRLASVKTQEASELKLMIENLVTDLLTTLNLPEYPAAAPILEVLCVLLLQNAGLKSKDTSVRAMAIDLLGTIAARLKHDALLNRKDKFWISEELLSGDDTDRSYPKGACSICFDGKEEKVLYRCQGCQRFFHSDCMGVREQEGPNRSWYCQFCMCKKQLLVLQSYCESQYKDNEKPKRGRSESSKSSDPITKVEIVQQMLLNHLQDTASADDVHLFVRWCYLCLWYKDGPKSQQNFKYYVSRLRSKAIVRDSGTVSSLFLRDSVKKIALALGQNNSFSRGFDKILYLLLVSLRENSPVIRAKALRAVSIIVEVDPEVLGDKRVQVAVEGRFCDSAISVREAALELVGRHIASHPDVSLKYFEKVAERIKDTGVSVRKRAIKIIRDMCNADPNFSGFTNACIEIISRVSDDESSIQDLVCKTFYEFWFEEPSGMQTQYPGDGSSIPLEVAKKTEQIVETLRQLPNHQFLVTVIKRNLVLDFFPQSAKAAGINPVSLAAVRRRCEVMCKCLLERILQTEETSNVEAEVPTLPYVLALHAFCVVDPSLCMPASDPSQFVITLQPYLKSQVDNRVGAQLLESIIFVIDAVVPLMRKLPPSVGDELKQDLKHMIVRHSFLTVVHACIKCLCSVSRKAGNTGDVVEYLIQLFFKLLDSRATDNKQQVGRSLFCLGLLIRYGNSLFGGSSSKNIDVASSISLFKKYLQMDDFSIKVRSLQALGFALIARPEYMLEKDIGKILEAALAASSNVRLKMQMLQNLLEYLLDAESQMETDKVSDDQVQYTVEGGHSVPVAAGAGDTNICGGIVQLYWDNILGRCLDFNEEVRQSALKIVEVVLRQGLVHPITCVPYLIALETDPLDVNQKLAHHLLMNMNEKYPAFFESRLGDGLQLSFIFMRSISGNAHENPNEKSQSKLPGNLKGKSDAGSLTQARLGVSRIYKLIRGNRVARNKFMSSIVRKFDNPSWNDSVIPFLMYCTETLALLPFSSPDEPLYLIYAINRVIQVRAGALEANLKILSSNLLQTDAQMMTSNNGIVQPDYSQAAYNHMATLDLNGTFQEPPVVQPPFFHMTSIDLNGTIQQNFSYQSISDYPPAIETTMHKMAPSEPRSLSKDEIQKIQADVLAATALQLLMKLKRHLKIVYSLNDQRCQAFSPTEPIKPGDVLTRQNVPFDIGETQTTLPSTYQELVQRYQEYKNALREDAIDYSTYTANIKRKRPTPRKGGKAVRTTGGGDEDDDYDEEWTGGSGVRRMSNSGRKSYNIRSSSRQR from the exons GTCTTGTCAAGGGAAAAAACTCTGGTGGTGCTATGTTTGAAAGGAAGCCATCTGAGTCAAGTGCTCCTCTTATTGGTCAATTCCAAAGAGAGACTCGCAGCAATCGCAATAAGCAGACTGATGTTGTTGCTAAT GATATGCCAAAATCGTCTTCCAAGAAGCCAAAAATCAAGAAAAAGGCTGATGACACTGGGTCATCAGTTCTACCTGATCCTACAGAGCTTCAAG ATGCTATAATTGGGAACTTCCGTGAGCTGCTAGAAGACTTCTGCAGCAGAGCTCAAATTCCTACTGATGATAGGGATGAGATGGAGTGGTTATCATTGCCAGTTAATGATGTTAGAATGCTTGTAAATGAAATTATGTCAGTACGTGCAAAGAGACTTCTACATTTGGTTCCTGTAGATATTCTTGTGAAATTGTTACGGGTTCTAGATCATCAGATACATCGGGCAGAAGGCTTGTCCattgatgaatgtgaacat CAAGACTCAGATGTATTCTCATTAGTATTCTGTGCCCTGGAGTCCATTCATGCTTCTTTGGCAATAATGGCACATAATGACATGCCAAAGCAATTATACCATGAAGAG ATTATTGAAAGGATTTTAGAGTTCTCTAGGCACCAGATAACAGATGTTATGTCAGCTTATGACCCATCATATCGTGCCTTGCATAAACCAAGTGAAAATGGAGCAGTTGAAG atgatgatgatgaggagCCTGATGCTGAACTGGGGTCTGCTAGCAAGAAAAGACGGAGTACCAAGACTGCTAAAGCAAAGAAATCAGCGTTAAATAA GGTCTCTGGTGCTGTGAATGCTATACTACAAAAGCTCTGCACAATTCTTGGTTTACTCAAAGACTTGTTGTTGATTGAGAAGTTATCTGATAGTTGTGTTCTACAACTATTAAAGACAAGCTTCACTACTTTTTTGGTGGACAACATTCAGCTCTTGCAACTCAAAGCAATTGGCTTGCTAACTGGG ATATTCTACTCATATACCCAACATAGAACATATATAATAGATGAAATGGTTCAGCTTCTCTGGAAGTTGCCTGTTTCAAAGCGAGCATTAAGAGCGTATCACCTACCTGATGAAGAACAGAGGCAGATCCAGATGATTACAGCTTTGCTGATTCAGTTGGTTCATAGCAGTGCTAACCTTCCTGAAGCTTTAAAGCAAACATCAATTGGAAGTCCCATCTTGGAAGTGTCAGTTGATGCTGGTTATTTAACTAAATGCCATGAATCTGTTCAGGATACATGTTGTCATTTCTGGACTCGTGTCCTTCAACGTCTTGCTTCTGTAAAGACTCAAGAGGCCTCTGAGTTGAAACTGATGATTGAGAATCTTGTCACTGATTTACTGACAACATTAAATCTACCTGAATACCCTGCTGCTGCTCCTATTTTAGAG GTTCTTTGTGTTTTACTGCTCCAAAATGCAGGTCTGAAATCTAAGGATACCTCTGTTCGTGCAATGGCAATTGATCTTCTGGGCACAATAGCAGCAAGGTTGAAGCATGATGCTCTCCTCAATAGGAAGGACAAGTTCTGGATATCGGAAGAATTGCTTAGTGGGGATGATACTGATCGTAGTTACCCAAAAGGTGCATGTTCCATTTGTTTTGATGGAAAGGAAGAGAAAGTGTTATATAGGTGTCAAGGTTGTCAAAGATTTTTCCACAGTGATTGTATGGGGGTAAGAGAACAAGAAGGTCCTAACCGTAGTTGGTACTGCCAGTTTTGCATGTGTAAGAAGCAGCTTCTTGTATTGCAATCATACTGTGAATCGCAGTACAAGGATAATGAGAAACCGAAACGTGGTCGCTCAGAAAGTTCTAAATCTTCTGATCCAATTACGAAAGTTGAAATTGTTCAGCAGATGCTTTTGAATCATCTTCAAGATACTGCTTCTGCTGATGATGTCCATCTTTTTGTTCGATG GTGTTATCTTTGCTTATGGTATAAAGATGGCCCGAAATCTCAACAAAATTTCAAGTACTATGTTTCTAGACTGAGATCAAAAGCAATAGTGCGTGATTCGGGGACTGTTTCTTCACTGTTTTTAAGGGATTCAGTCAAGAAAATTGCTTTAGCACTGGGACAAAATAATTCTTTCTCTAGAGGATTTGACAAGATTCTTTACTTGCTTCTG GTTAGCTTAAGAGAAAACTCCCCTGTGATTAGGGCCAAGGCTTTACGAGCA GTTAGTATTATTGTAGAAGTTGATCCAGAGGTATTAGGTGACAAACGTGTTCAAGTGGCTGTTGAGGGAAGGTTTTGTGACTCTGCAATATCTGTCAGGGAAGCTGCATTGGAACTAGTTGGCAGGCACATTGCTTCACATCCAGATGTTAGTTTAAAG TACTTTGAGAAGGTAGCAGAGAGGATTAAAGATACTGGAGTCAGCGTACGGAAACGAGCAATCAAAATTATTCGAGATATGTGCAATGCGGATCCTAACTTCTCAGGGTTTACAAATGCTTGCATTGAGATTATTTCTCGTGTTAGTGATGATGAATCAAGTATTCAG gATCTTGTTTGTAAGACATTTTATGAGTTCTGGTTTGAAGAACCTTCTGGAATGCAGACTCAGTATCCTGGAGATGGTAGTTCCATTCCTTTGGAGGTGGCTAAGAAGACTGAACAGATTGTTGAAACACTGAGGCAGTTGCCTAATCATCAGTTTCTTGTAACTGTCATTAAGCGTAACTTGGTCCTTGATTTTTTCCCTCAATCAGCGAAAGCTGCTGGAATCAACCCTGTCTCCCTTGCTGCGGTACGCAGGCGATGTGAAGTGATGTGCAAGTGCTTATTGGAAAGAATATTGCAGACAGAAGAAACAAGTAATGTGGAAGCAGAAGTTCCTACACTCCCCTATGTTTTGGCCTTGCACGCATTTTGTGTTGTGGACCCATCACTTTGCATGCCAGCTTCAGATCCTTCCCAATTTGTTATCACGCTACAGCCTTACCTTAAGAGTCAG GTTGATAACAGAGTTGGTGCACAGTTACTGGAGAGTATAATCTTTGTAATTGATGCCGTTGTGCCGTTGATGCGAAAGTTGCCTCCTAGTGTTGGTGATGAACTAAAACAAGATCTGAAGCACATGATCGTCCGGCATTCCTTTTTGACTGTTGTCCACGCTTGCATCAA GTGTCTTTGTTCAGTGAGTAGAAAGGCAGGGAATACTGGTGATGTTGTTGAGTATCTCATTCAGTTATTTTTCAAACTATTGGATTCCCGAGCAACTGATAACAAGCAG CAAGTGGGGCGCTCTCTCTTCTGTCTTGGATTACTTATCCGCTATGGAAATTCTTTGTTTGGTGGTTCTAGTAGCAAAAATATTGATGTTGCTAGCAGTATTAGTTTGTTTAAAAAGTATCTTCAAATGGATGATTTTAGCATAAAGGTTAGATCTTTGCAG GCATTAGGTTTCGCTCTAATTGCTAGGCCTGAATATATGttggaaaaggacattggaaaGATTTTAGAGGCAGCATTAGCAGCGAGTTCTAATGTTCGTCTTAAG ATGCAAATGTTACAAAATTTGTTGGAATATCTTCTTGATGCGGAAAGTCAAATGGAAACGGATAAAGTGAGTGATGATCAAGTTCAGTATACTGTAGAAGGTGGCCACAGTGTCCCTGTAGCTGCGGGTGCTGGCGATACTAACATTTGTGGGGGTATAGTCCAGCTGTATTGGGATAATATTCTGGGGAGATGCCTGGACTTTAACGAAGAAGTTCGCCAATCCGCCCTAAAG ATAGTGGAAGTAGTTCTTCGACAAGGACTTGTTCATCCTATTACTTGTGTCCCATACCTTATAGCCCTAGAAACAGATCCTCTGGACGTCAACCAAAAGTTGGCTCATCATTTGCTAATGAATATGAATGAGAA ATATCCTGCTTTTTTCGAGAGCCGACTGGGGGATGGGCTTCAGCTGTCATTTATCTTCATGCGCTCAATTAGTGGCAATGCACATGAAAATCCAAATGAAAAATCCCAATCAAAGCTTCCTGGAAATTTGAAAGGGAAATCTGATGCTGGTTCTTTAACACAAGCAAGGCTGGGAGTTTCTAGAATTTACAAGCTAATTCGTGGAAATCGGGTTGCTAGGAACAAATTCATGTCCTCAATTGTGCGCAAATTTGATAATCCTAGCTGGAACGATTCTGTTATACCTTTCTTGAT GTATTGTACGGAAACTCTTGCTTTGTTACCATTTTCATCTCCTGATGAACCACTTTATTTGATCTACGCCATAAATCGAGTGATACAAGTCAGAGCAGGGGCTCTTGAGGCAAATTTGAAAATCTTGAGTTCAAATTTGCTGCAAACAGATGCTCAGATGATGACTAGTAATAACGGGATAGTTCAGCCGGATTATAGTCAAGCTGCTTATAATCATATGGCTACGCTAGATTTGAACGGAACATTTCAGGAGCCGCCTGTGGTTCAGCCTCCTTTCTTTCACATGACATCAATCGATTTGAATGGTACAATCCAGCAAAACTTCAGTTATCAGTCTATTTCAGATTATCCTCCTGCAATTGAGACAACAATGCATAAGATGGCCCCTTCTGAACCTCGTTCTCTTTCCAaagatgaaattcaaaaaatCCAG gcTGACGTTCTTGCTGCTACTGCATTACAGCTTCTTATGAAGCTAAAAAGACATCTAAAAATTGTTTATAGCCTGAATGATCAAAGATGCCAG GCCTTTTCTCCAACTGAACCCATAAAACCGGGGGATGTTCTAACGAGGCAGAACGTTCCCTTTGACATCGGTGAAACACAGACAACCTTGCCTAGCACCTATCAAGAATTGGTGCAGAGATATCAG GAATACAAAAACGCGTTGAGGGAAGATGCAATTGATTACTCAACATACACAGCCAACATCAAAAGGAAGCGACCAACTCCGAGGAAAGGAGGAAAAGCGGTGCGAACGACCGGTGGTGGGGATGAAGACGATGATTACGATGAAGAGTGGACAGGTGGGAGTGGTGTTCGTCGGATGAGTAACAGCGGACGGAAAAGTTACAACATAAGAAGCAGCAGTCGGCAGCGATAG